The following are from one region of the Aspergillus luchuensis IFO 4308 DNA, chromosome 4, nearly complete sequence genome:
- a CDS encoding uncharacterized protein (CAZy:GH105;~COG:S;~EggNog:ENOG410PK1H;~InterPro:IPR008928,IPR012341,IPR010905;~PFAM:PF07470;~SECRETED:SignalP(1-27);~go_process: GO:0005975 - carbohydrate metabolic process [Evidence IEA]), producing the protein MTQSFFSFTAALLTGLLSHSLPAAAVGISCDPDTRPYSAWMTDSVIARRDAILGDFTPGDDIYPNISQVTLFESTVTRLKEYYDADSCGQVDWHSYALDGAESLLPAVQDVSFIVNAPLTIFASGDVMYHQYDRAPNDTYKQALDNLHDAFNARTRDSEGAFWYWNPYPNWGVLEGLFPLSSFISMWKTYFDPTNTTLTNALTLSLDLFKDHCHDDSSGLLFHGYDSSKTASWADPTTGASPYVWNRALGDWFMTLVDLLERSGKNSAILNETQRDDVYTKYWNVANTIINDADAETGCWWQVMLHGGEEGNYIESSGSAQFVYGLLKGARLGYLQGETPNGVAYTDAADKCYNYLLSEFVKEEADGTLGYNGTVADCGLYDPTFEYYTTRPIEYNNLFGTSSFILASWEHEMFETGYYT; encoded by the exons ATGACCCagtcctttttctccttcaccGCCGCCCTATTGACGGGATTGCTGTCGCATTCCCTGCCTGCCGCTGCGGTGGGGATCAGCTGTGATCCAGACACTCGTCCATACTCGGCCTGGATGACAGACAGCGTCATTGCCCGCCGGGATGCCATTCTGGGTGACTTCACACCAGGAGATGATATCTACCCAAATATCTCCCAGGTCACGCTCTTCGAGTCGACCGTTACCCGTCTGAAGGAGTACTACGATGCCGATTCTTGCGGCCAGGTGGATTGGCACAGTTATGCCCTAGATGGCGCCGAAAGCCTCCTCCCAGCCGTGCAGGATGTCTCGTTTATTGTGAATGCTCCGCTGACTATATTTGCGTCAGGAGATGTTATGTATCACCA ATACGACCGCGCCCCAAACGATACCTACAAACAAGCCCTCGACAACCTCCACGATGCCTTTAACGCAAGGACCCGCGACTCAGAAG GCGCCTTCTGGTACTGGAACCCCTACCCGAACTGGGGCGTCCTCGAAGGCCTCTTCCCACtcagctccttcatctccatgtGGAAAACCTACTTCgaccccaccaacaccaccctaACCAATGCCCTAACTCTCAGCCTCGACCTATTCAAAGACCACTGCCACGACGACTCCAgcggcctcctcttccacggCTACGACTCCAGCAAGACCGCCTCCTGGGCCGACCCCACCACCGGCGCGAGTCCCTACGTCTGGAACCGCGCCCTAGGTGATTGGTTCATGACGCTAGTCGACCTGCTCGAACGGTCCGGGAAAAACAGCGCCATACTCAACGAGACACAGCGCGACGACGTCTACACGAAATACTGGAACGTCGCTAACACGATCATCAACGATGCCGATGCAGAAACCGGATGCTGGTGGCAGGTTATGTTGCACGGTGGGGAAGAGGGCAATTACATTGAATCAAGTGGATCCGCTCAGTTCGTGTATGGATTGCTCAAAGGTGCTAGGTTGGGGTATTTACAGGGCGAGACGCCGAATGGGGTCGCGTATACGGACGCGGCTGATAAGTGCTACAATTATTTGCTGAGCGAGTTCGTGAAAGAGGAGGCGGATGGTACCTTGGGGTATAATGGCACTGTGGCGGATTGTGGGTTGTATGATCCTACTTTCGAG TATTATACCACCCGACCCATCGAATATAACAATCTCTTCGGCACGTCGTCTTTCATCCTGGCGAGTTGGGAACATGAGATGTTTGAGACAGGGTATTAT
- the VPS24 gene encoding ESCRT-III subunit protein VPS24 (BUSCO:EOG0926510L;~COG:U;~EggNog:ENOG410PNEV;~InterPro:IPR005024;~PFAM:PF03357;~go_process: GO:0007034 - vacuolar transport [Evidence IEA]): METLKAVFFGPDPQTQMRKCNQLIRANTRQLDRDIAQLKTLESKTRQYIMNSSKRAQRNPSQAKQANMEAKTFARELVRIRKQSTRLHTSRAQLQSVQMQVNEAFSVRKIQGSLKKSTGIMKDVNTLVRMPELNATMRQLSTELVRAGIIEEMVDDAIPNNELLEEEEEEAEEEVDKVLQEILHGKLSQVEGVQPEKPLEEAPEPEDEFADQEATLEQMRGRLEALKS, from the exons ATGGAGACCCTCAAAGCAGTCTTTTTCGGGCCGGATCCTCAAACGCAG ATGAGGAAATGTAATCAGCTTATCCGCGCCAATACCCGACAGTTGGATCGGGACATCGCACAACTGAAGACTCTGGAAAGCAAGACACGACAGTACATTATGAATTCATCGAAGCGGGCCCAGCGCAATCCTTCCCAGGCCAAGCAGGCCAACATGGAGGCTAAGACATTTGCGCGAGAGCTTGTTCGCATTCGCAAGCAGTCCACCCGTTTACACACCAGTCGCGCCCAACTGCAGAGCGTTCAGATGCAGGTCAACGAGGCCTTTTCAGTTCGGAAGATTCAAGGCAGCTTGAAGAAGTCTACGGGCATCATGAAGGACGTCAACACATTGGTCCGGATGCCCGAGTTGAATGCCACGATGCGTCAGCTGTCGACGGAACTAGTGCGGGCTGGAATCATCGAGGAGATGGTCGATGATGCCATCCCGAACAACGAattgctggaggaagaggaagaggaagcagaggaggaggtcgacaAGGTCCTGCAGGAGATCCTGCACGGCAAGCTGTCTCAGGTCGAAGGGGTTCAGCCCGAGAAGCCATTGGAAGAGGCTCCAGAACCGGAGGACGAGTTCGCGGATCAAGAAGCGACACTCGAGCAGATGCGGGGACGTCTCGAAGCCTTGAAGAGCTGA
- a CDS encoding translation machinery-associated protein TMA46 (BUSCO:EOG09264DJ8;~COG:S;~EggNog:ENOG410PFET;~InterPro:IPR036855,IPR000571,IPR032378;~PFAM:PF16543,PF00642;~go_function: GO:0046872 - metal ion binding [Evidence IEA]) has translation MPPKKQQDQPKKKKATVEDKTFGMKNKKGGSAKKQIAQLQAQAASNKNADAKKKEAEKARREAEKKAAEQAKKEALELFKPVQVQKVPFGVDPKTVLCVFYKQGNCEKGKKCKFSHDASVERKAAKKDLYTDSRDVKAAEEEAKKKDTIDDWDEEKLRKVILSKHGNPRTTTDKVCKYFIEAVENQKYGWFWTCPNGGDKCMYKHSLPPGFVLKTKEQKAAEKALMDKSPLNTLTLEDWLESERHKLTGNLTPVTPETFAKWKKERLDKKAAEEQARKAKETTGRTLFEEGNWRADDESSDEEEDDGTWNLEALRRETEKIRERKEEERLAALHGTPVPVSNDETIAQEGAG, from the exons ATGCCTcccaagaagcagcaggacCAGcctaagaagaagaaggccacgGTCGAGGATAAG ACCTTTGGCATGAAGAAC AAAAAGGGTGGTTCGGCCAAGAAACAGATTGCTCAGCTACAGGCTCAAGCGGCATCCAACAAGAACGCCgatgcgaagaagaaggaagccgaGAAGGCCCGCAGagaggctgagaagaaggccgccgagcaggccaagaaggaggccTTGGAACTGTTCAAGCCCGTGCAGGTTCAGAAGGTTCCTTTTGGTGTGGATCCGAAAACTGTGCTCTGCGTGTTCTACAAGCAGGGTAACTGTGAGAAGGGTAAAAAGTGCAAGTTCAGTCACGACGCGAGTGTGGAGCGCAAGGCGGCTAAGAAGGATCTGTACACCGATTCTCGAGACGTGAAGGCggctgaggaagaggccaagaagaaggatacgATTGACGactgggatgaggagaagctgcgcaAGGTCATTCTCAGCAAGCACGGTAACCCGCGCACGACTACGGATAAGGTCTGCAAGTACTTCATTGAGGCTGTCGAGAACCAGAAGTACGGTTGGTTCTGGACTTGTCCTAATGGAGGTGACAAGTGCATGTACAAGCACAGTTTGCCCCCTGG ATTCGTTCTGAAGACGAAGGAACAGAAGGCCGCTGAGAAGGCTCTCATGGACAAGTCGCCACTCAACACCTTGACCCTCGAAGACTGGCTGGAAAGTGAGCGTCACAAGCTGACCGGCAACTTGACGCCCGTCACGCCTGAGACATTCGccaaatggaagaaggagcGTCTTGAcaagaaggctgctgaggagcaGGCCCGCAAGGCCAAGGAAACCACTGGACGGACACTGTTCGAAGAGGGCAACTGGCGTGCTGACGACGAGAGcagtgacgaggaagaggacgatggCACGTGGAACCTGGAAGCTTTGCGGCGCGAGACGGAGAAAATCCgtgagaggaaggaagaggaacgcCTGGCAGCGCTTCATGGCACCCCGGTGCCGGTTTCCAACGACGAGACGATTGCACAGGAAGGAGCCGGCTGA
- a CDS encoding uncharacterized protein (COG:S;~EggNog:ENOG410Q1GA), translating to MHQRTRSPLESLNLSLHKLTSDNKMAMFHLHLSQEAKRQRIQDKIIATHAGIEEHSAGYLRPWQLLKLKIDASEINMNSQDIIKFKPCFFSPLSTDTIRICLSKQLCKNTSNGGSLGYAGPGNTPSSTATQCPLILDLFREKYATSVRKGFCLDNLTTLRECGATSKGKWKQQPGLELTEKLSTESWQILRILEDLEHEVPHAVCDIRQNIQIDKTKGLTVAEVKAIMRVMAVRIGLDCYRRHSIMPILAISYLNRKQGRILQAHHNGKRVVIQYTKVLEFDGLEHHPIELFLRYYCSQPVGKTANKQKDLSSR from the exons ATGCATCAAAGAACTCGTTCTCCACTTGAAAGcctcaacctctccctccacaaACTGACTAGCGACAATAAGATGGCCATGTTCCATCTTCACCTGTCACAAGAAGCGAAGCGCCAGAGAATACAGGACAAAATAATCGCAACCCATGCTGGGATTGAGGAACACTCAGCTGGATATTTGAGGCCATGGCAACTACTGAAGCTGAAGATCGACGCATCTGAAATCAACATGAACAGCCAAGATATAATCAAATTCAAACCGtgctttttctccccatTATCGACTGACACTATACGGATATGCCTCTCGAAGCAGCTATGCAAGAATACCTCAAATGGAGGTAGCTTAGGCTATGCAGGACCTGGCAACACACCCTCAAGCACAGCCACTCAGTGCCCACTGATCCTTGATCTCTTCCGAGAAAAATATGCCACCTCCGTACGCAAAGGTTTCTGCTTGGATAACCTGACAACTCTCCGCGAGTGTGG AGCCACTAGTAAGGGCAAGtggaagcagcagccaggCCTCGAACTAACCGAAAAGCTTTCTACCGAGAGTTGGCAAATACTGCGCATTCTAGAAGACCTGGAGCATGAAGTACCCCATGCTGTATGCGACATCCGTCAGAATATTCAGATCGATAAGACGAAGGGGCTCACAGTGGCCGAAGTGAAGGCCATTATGAGAGTTATGGCTGTTCGCATAGGGCTGGACTGTTACAGACGGCATTCGATCATGCCA ATTCTGGCTATATCTTACCTCAATAGAAAGCAAGGACGGATTTTGCAAGCACACCATAATGGAAAACGGGTTGTCATCCAGTACACGAAAGTGCTAGAGTTTGATGGACTTGAACATCACCCTATcgagctcttcctccgctaCTACtgcagccagccagtcgGAAAGACCGCCAATAAGCAGAAAGATTTATCGTCGAGATAG
- a CDS encoding putative RNA annealing protein Yra1 (COG:A;~EggNog:ENOG410PQRQ;~InterPro:IPR000504,IPR025715,IPR035979,IPR012677;~PFAM:PF13865,PF00076;~go_function: GO:0003676 - nucleic acid binding [Evidence IEA]) → MSAKLDKSLDEILVSRRQGARRRARRSAPKAANTSVPVGGVKKTTKAAKAPGKAVQNGHPVSTESKIMVSGLPSDVNEANIKEYFTKSAGPVKRVMLTYNQNGTSRGIASIVFSKPDTAAKAAKDLNGLLVDGRPMKIEVVVDASHAPEVPAPKPLGERVAQTKPQPKPATATKAAAGAKGRKGRARRPNGRGNRPKPKTVEELDAEMVDYFSTTNENAGPAEGNAQANGAAPQQPAANGGEDLGMAEIS, encoded by the exons ATGTCTGCCAAGTTGGACAAGTCTCTCGATGAGATCCTCGTCAGCCGTCGCCAGGGCGCCCGCCGTCGCGCTCGTCGCTCGGCTCCCAAGGCTGCCAACACTTCTGTCCCGGTCGGAGGTGTGAAGAAGACCACCAAGGCTGCCAAGGCGCCCGGAAAGGCTGTCCAGAATGGACACCCGGTCTCTACGGAAAGCAAGATCATGGTCAGCGGCTTG CCTTCCGATGTGAACGAGGCCAATATCAAG GAATATTTCACAAAGTCCGCAGGTCCTGTCAAGCGAGTTATGCTCACTTACAACCAAAACGGCACGAGCCGTGGTATCGCCTCGATCGTGTTCAGCAAGCCCGACACAGCTGCCAAGGCTGCTAAGGACTTGAATGGACTACTCGTTGATGGCAGACCCATGAAG ATCGAGGTCGTCGTCGACGCCTCCCACGCTCCTGAGGTCCCCGCCCCCAAGCCTCTGGGCGAGCGCGTTGC GCAAACCAAACCCCAACCGAAGCCCGCTACCGCTaccaaggctgctgctggtgccaAGGGCCGCAAGGGCCGCGCTCGTCGCCCTAACGGCCGTGGCAACCGCCCTAAGCCCAAGACTGTGGAGGAGCTTGATGCTGAGATGGTTGACTacttctccaccaccaacgagaATGCTGGCCCTGCGGAGGGCAATGCCCAAGCAAACGGTGCtgctccccagcagcctgcCGCTAACGGCGGCGAAGACCTCGGAATGGCGGAGATCTCC TAA
- the optD gene encoding small oligopeptide transporter, OPT family (COG:T;~EggNog:ENOG410PFPV;~InterPro:IPR004813,IPR004648;~PFAM:PF03169;~TransMembrane:12 (o80-100i112-134o193-217i255-280o327-349i400-423o453-474i481-503o531-549i570-588o631-653i709-735o);~go_process: GO:0055085 - transmembrane transport [Evidence IEA]), whose product MTTAEMASKELNEKSFKSPQVSADVEVQQGGFEEIQPEFDLSEQEKEPNEFDYESEHSPFPEVRAVVPETDDPGLPVNTFRMWVLGFIFTIVGSGINQFFSLRYPSVHIVSLVAELLAYPCGVFLAKVLPLWTISLGRLGSFTLNPDRHFNIKEHALIVIMSNVSFGYGSADSTNIIQASSARFYNFGLSAGFSVLVVLCAQLLGFGVAGLAAPWLVEPARIIWPQVLSNCAMLETLHSRANTVANGWKISRLRFFLYVTAGGFVWYFFPGLMFTALSYFTWICWIAPRNVVVNQLFGMQTGLGLSPITFDWSQVAYNTNPLLSPSWAAINVFAGFALFFWIVVPGIYYSNTWFTAYLPLMTADVYDRTGTVYDTARVISADNTLDVDAYRQYSPPYLPATYAFVYGLSFASITAVLTHIGVWHGKEVWAALKGKNKLDIHARLMRSYKKTPWYWYAAIIAIITAIAIVMVEVYHTKLPVYGVFLGLIIPAIYMIPCGIIQGITNVDANQLNVLAEFIGGYMFEGKPLANMIFKILSTDVVGQGVYFAMDMKLGHYLKIPPRTLFMAQGLATILGALTQAGVTIWMLGHIQDICSSDQSDGFTCPNGRTVYSSSVIWGLVGPRRLYSVGRIYSSLLHFFWIGAIAPLITYLLYKYTRNQFWKYINWPLIFVGTYNVPPATGINYSSWALVNFAFNHFIKKRFFAWWKKYNYILAAALDTGLALSGIVIFFCISYPGAVFPDWWGNTVYVNTADGEGVAYKSMPEVGYFGPANGTWS is encoded by the exons ATGACTACTGCGGAGATGGCTTCCAAAGAGCTGAATGAGAAATCGTTCAAATCCCCGCAAGTCAGCGCGGACGTCGAGGTGCAACAAGGCGGCTTCGAAGAAATACAACCGGAATTTGACCTTTCTGAACAAGAGAAGGAGCCAAATGAGTTTGACTATGAATCAGAGCATTCGCCATTCCCTGAAG TACGCGCCGTCGTCCCTGAGACGGACGACCCAGGCCTGCCCGTTAACACATTCCGCATGTGGGTGCTTGGGTTTATCTTCACCATCGTTGGATCGGGGATCAATCAGTTCTTCTCGCTTCGGTATCCGTCGGTTCATATCGTGTCGTTGGTAGCAGAGCTACTTGCCTATCCGTGTGGCGTCTTCCTGGCCAAAGTCTTGCCTTTATGGACTATAAGCCTCGGACGTCTGGGATCGTTCACCCTCAACCCAGATCGCCATTTCAACATCAAAGAACATGctctcatcgtcatcatgagCAACGTATCTTTCGGCTATGGAAGCGCAGATtccaccaacatcatccaggCATCGAGCGCCAGGTTCTACAATTTCGGTCTCTCAGCTGGCTTCTCTGTCCTCGTGGTTCTCTGCGCACAGCTGCTGGGATTTGGAGTGGCCGGTCTGGCTGCACCATGGTTAGTTGAACCAGCAAGGATCATCTGGCCCCAGGTCCTTTCGAACTGCGCCATGCTGGAGACGCTTCATTCGCGTGCAAACACCGTCGCCAATGGCTGGAAGATTTCCCGTCTGCGGTTCTTCCTCTACGTCACCGCAGGTGGTTTCGTATGGTATTTCTTCCCAGGGCTGATGTTCACTGCCCTTTCCTACTTCACATGGATCTGTTGGATCGCTCCTCGCAATGTGGTCGTGAACCAGTTATTCGGAATGCAGACGGGCCTAGGACTAAGTCCTATCACATTCGATTGGAGCCAGGTTGCCTACAACACGAACCCCCTTCTATCACCATCCTGGGCGGCCATCAACGTGTTCGCCGGTTTTGCCCTGTTCTTCTGGATCGTCGTTCCAGGAATCTACTACTCCAACACATGGTTCACAGCCTATCTCCCCCTGATGACCGCCGACGTCTACGACCGCACCGGTACAGTCTACGACACAGCCCGTGTCATCAGCGCCGACAACACCCTAGACGTCGACGCCTACCGACAATACTCACCCCCATACCTCCCCGCAACATACGCATTCGTCTACGGCCTATCCTTCGCCTCCATCACCGCCGTCCTCACCCACATCGGCGTCTGGCACGGCAAAGAAGTCTGGGCCGCCCTGAAAGGCAAAAACAAGCTCGACATCCACGCCCGTCTCATGCGATCCTACAAAAAGACCCCCTGGTACTGGTacgccgccatcatcgccatcatcaccgccatcgccatcgtcatGGTCGAAGTCTATCACACCAAACTCCCCGTCTACGGCGTCTTCctcggcctcatcatccccgccatCTACATGATCCCCTGCGGCATCATCCAAGGCATCACCAACGTCGACGCCAACCAACTCAACGTCCTCGCCGAATTTATCGGCGGCTACATGTTCGAAGGCAAGCCCCTCGCCAACATGATCTTCAAAATCCTCAGCACCGACGTCGTCGGCCAAGGCGTCTACTTCGCCATGGACATGAAACTAGGCCACTACCTCAAAATCCCCCCTCGCACCCTTTTCATGGCCCAAGGCCTCGCCACCATCCTCGGCGCCCTCACCCAAGCAGGCGTCACCATCTGGATGCTCGGCCACATCCAAGACATCTGCTCCTCCGACCAATCCGACGGCTTCACCTGTCCCAACGGCCGAACCGTctactcctcctccgtcatcTGGGGCCTCGTCGGCCCCCGTCGTCTCTACTCCGTCGGCCGCATctactcctccctcctccacttcttctggatCGGCGCCATCGCCCCTCTCATCACCTACCTCCTCTACAAATACACCCGCAACCAATTCTGGAAATACATCAACTGGcccctcatcttcgtcggaACTTACAACGTCCCTCCCGCCACGGGTATCAATTACTCCAGCTGGGCCCTTGTGAACTTCGCTTTCAACCACTTCATCAAGAAGCGCTTCTTCGCCTGGTGGAAGAAGTACAACTATATTCTGGCTGCTGCGCTCGATACCGGTCTGGCTCTTAGTGGtatcgtcatcttcttttgTATTTCGTATCCCGGCGCCGTGTTTCCCGATTGGTGGGGCAATACGGTTTATGTTAATACTGCGGATGGAGAGGGCGTGGCGTATAAGTCTATGCCGGAGGTTGGGTATTTCGGGCCCGCGAATGGGACCTGGAGttga
- the wos2 gene encoding Hsp90 cochaperone SBA1 (BUSCO:EOG09265BE5;~COG:O;~EggNog:ENOG410PQIN;~InterPro:IPR008978,IPR007052;~PFAM:PF04969) — MPELPQVHPEVTWAQRSSDSDPERNYLYVSIKAADVARSDATLDIKPTNVTFTGNSKKGVKYHVSLDLFAEIDPENSKVNHSDREVELVLRKKELKEEYWPRLLKTTQKIHFLKTNFDKWVDEDEQDEVNEDDYANNFGGFEGLGGEGGLSNIDFSKLGAGLGGDAGVPGEEEEVCCLPILNQLTRCPVTDTSSRKRRCPSWRRARARLPSLLRSRRFLKCHALLLR, encoded by the exons ATGCCCGAACTCCCTCAGGTCCACCCCGAAG TCACATGGGCTCAGCGCTCTTCGGATAGCGACCCCGAGCGCAACTACCTCTATGTTAGCATCAAGGCTGCTGATGTTGCCCGTTCTGACGCCACCCTCGACATCAAGCCTACCAACGTTACTTTTACAGGCAACTCCAAGAAGGGCGTAAAATACCACGTCTCTCTCGACCTGTTCGCCGAGATCGACCCCGAGAACAGCAAGGTCAACCACAGTGACCGTGAGGTCGAGCTGGTGCTGCGCAAGAAGGAGCTCAAGGAAGAATACTGGCCGCGTCTGCTGAAGACCACCCAGAAGATCCACTTCCTGAAGACCAACTTCGACAAG tgggttgatgaggatgagcaaGACGAGGTGAACGAGGACGACTACGCAAACAACTTCGGAGGCTTCGAAGGTCTTGGAGGCGAGGGTGGTCTCTCCAACATTGACTTCTCCAAGCTTGGTGCCGGTCTCGGCGGTGATGCCGGTGTTcctggagaggaagaagaggtatgTTGTCTACCAATCTTAAACCAATTGACAAGATGTCCAGTCACTGACACTTCtagcaggaagaggagatgcccgagctggaggagggcgagggcgAGGCTGCCAAGTCTTCTAAGATCCAGGAGGTTTCTTAAATGCCATGCCCTACTACTGAGATAG